A window of the Brassica napus cultivar Da-Ae chromosome A2, Da-Ae, whole genome shotgun sequence genome harbors these coding sequences:
- the LOC106391883 gene encoding ribulose bisphosphate carboxylase small subunit 1B, chloroplastic, with translation MSSVMLSSATIASSPSHATMVAPFIGLKSSAAFPVTCKAKTKITSITSNGGRVNCMKVWPPIGKKKFETLSYLPDLTDVEIAKEVDYLIRNKWTPCIEFELEHAFVYREHGNIPGYYDGRYWTMWKLPLFGCTDSSQVLKEVQECKKEYPNAFIRIIGFDNNRQAQCISFIAYKPLSFGDA, from the exons ATGTCTTCCGTTATGCTCTCTTCCGCTACAATAGCCTCTTCTCCGTCTCATGCCACAATGGTCGCACCATTCATTGGACTTAAGTCATCTGCTGCTTTCCCAGTGACATGCAAGGCCAAAACCAAAATTACTTCCATCACAAGCAACGGCGGAAGAGTTAACTGCATGAAG GTGTGGCCTCCTATTGGTAAGAAGAAGTTTGAGACTCTTTCTTATCTTCCTGACCTTACCGATGTTGAAATAGCCAAGGAAGTTGACTACCTTATCCGCAACAAATGGACTCCATGTATAGAGTTTGAGTTGGAG cacgCCTTTGTGTACCGTGAGCACGGAAACATCCCTGGATACTATGATGGCCGATACTGGACAATGTGGAAGCTTCCTTTGTTTGGATGCACTGACTCATCTCAAGTGTTGAAGGAAGTGCAAGAGTGCAAGAAGGAGTACCCCAACGCCTTCATTAGGATCATCGGATTCGACAACAACCGTCAAGCCCAGTGCATCAGTTTCATCGCCTATAAGCCACTAAGCTTCGGCGATGCTTAA